In Thunnus albacares chromosome 10, fThuAlb1.1, whole genome shotgun sequence, a single window of DNA contains:
- the lrrtm2 gene encoding leucine-rich repeat transmembrane neuronal protein 2, translating into MGFHSRWPMVGPAPAALCLCVISMLLVCLLPPASCTTCPQKCRCEDLQFYCDTQGLQAPPDGVDKGALGLSLRHNSITELSPDQFYGFSQLTWLHLDHNQITTVQEDAFQGLYKLKDLNLSSNRITKLPNTTFIHLINLQILDLSFNQMTALEPELFHGLRKLQILHLRSNLLRTTPVRAFWDCRSLEYLGLSSNRLRSLARNGFAGLIKLKELHLEHNQLTKINLAHFPRLVALQFLYLQWNKINNLTCGMEWTWSTLEKLDLTGNEIRVLTPDVFQTLPNLKILLLDNNKLSSLDPKVMDMWQSLGTIGLSSNLWECTKRICSLATWLSTFKGRWEHSILCHSPEYAQGEEILDAVYGFQLCQNFSAPVIQTISTTTDATTAAEFTSPLFGIIQPTPTQDYAEDIGSFTTVTTTTTTTQTPRTAEATTTTLKEAAVTDDFSAMDNTVMTHRVIIGTMALLFSFFFIIFVVYISRKCCPPTLRRIRHCSAIQNRRQMRTQQRQPMADLATQVPYNEYEPSHEEGALVIINGYGQCKCQQLPYKECEV; encoded by the exons ATGG GTTTCCATTCAAGGTGGCCAATGGTGGGACCTGCACCAGcggctctgtgtctgtgtgtgatcaGCATGCTCCTAGTGTGCCTGCTGCCTCCTGCATCATGCACAACCTGCCCTCAAAAATGCCGCTGTGAGGACCTGCAGTTCTACTGCGACACCCAGGGGCTACAGGCACCCCCAGATGGTGTGGACAAGGGGGCCCTGGGGCTGTCGCTACGCCACAACAGCATCACTGAGCTCAGCCCTGATCAATTCTATGGCTTCAGCCAGCTCACCTGGTTACATCTAGACCACAACCAGATTACCACAGTACAAGAGGATGCCTTTCAAGGGCTCTACAAGCTTAAGGACCTCAATCTGAGCTCCAATCGTATCACCAAGTTGCCCAACACAACCTTCATCCACCTCATCAATCTCCAGATTCTGGACCTGTCCTTCAATCAGATGACCGCATTGGAACCAGAACTGTTTCATGGACTAAGGAAGCTCCAAATACTTCACCTCCGCTCAAATTTGCTTCGCACCACACCTGTTCGGGCATTCTGGGACTGTCGCAGCCTGGAATATCTGGGCCTGAGTAGCAACCGTCTGCGGAGTCTGGCCCGAAATGGATTTGCTGGGCTCATTAAGCTTAAAGAGCTCCACTTGGAGCACAATCAGCTGACAAAGATCAACTTGGCCCATTTCCCTCGCCTTGTTGCCCTCCAGTTTCTATATCTGCAATGGAATAAGATCAACAACCTAACATGTGGCATGGAGTGGACCTGGTCCACTTTGGAGAAGCTGGACCTCACAGGAAATGAGATTCGTGTCCTGACACCTGATGTGTTTCAAACGCTGCCAAATTTAAAGATTTTGCTGCTGGATAACAACAAACTAAGCAGTCTGGATCCCAAAGTCATGGATATGTGGCAGTCTCTGGGTACCATTGGGCTGTCTAGCAACCTTTGGGAATGTACCAAAAGGATTTGCTCTCTGGCCACTTGGCTAAGCACCTTTAAGGGTAGGTGGGAACATTCCATCCTCTGCCATAGTCCTGAGTATGCCCAAGGTGAGGAGATACTTGATGCCGTTTATGGATTCCAGCTTTGCCAGAATTTTTCAGCGCCGGTTATTCAGACCATCAGTACAACCACAGACGCTACTACAGCTGCAGAGTTCACAAGCCCCTTGTTTGGAATTATACAGCCGACCCCCACGCAGGACTATGCAGAGGATATTGGGAGCTTTACCACAGTCACTAccacaacaaccacaacacaaacaccacGCACTGCTGAAGCAACTACCACTACATTGAAAGAGGCAGCTGTAACGGATGACTTCTCGGCAATGGACAACACTGTTATGACTCATAGGGTTATCATTGGAACTATGGCCCttctattttcattctttttcatcattttcgTTGTGTATATCTCACGGAAGTGCTGCCCTCCCACCCTGCGCCGGATACGCCACTGTTCGGCTATCCAGAACCGCAGACAGATGAGGACCCAGCAGCGGCAGCCTATGGCAGATCTAGCTACACAGGTACCCTATAATGAGTATGAGCCCAGCCATGAAGAAGGGGCACTCGTGATCATCAACGGCTATGGGCAGTGCAAGTGTCAGCAACTGCCTTACAAAGAGTGTGAAGTATGA